The following coding sequences are from one Desulfosporosinus orientis DSM 765 window:
- the miaA gene encoding tRNA (adenosine(37)-N6)-dimethylallyltransferase MiaA produces the protein MYPLVIIIGPTGIGKSSLGLALAEKLGGEIISGDSVQVYQKLDIGSAKPTAEEMQSVPHHLIDFLDPAVPFTAAQFKAMAASKIEEIRGRGHIPIVVGGTGLYIRSLLDPYEFSQRGSEEIRLKWKLFLEEHGKLLLHEELKKKDPVSAGQLHPNDVLRVSRALEIFDLTGKPLSSQKQFKDDEYQKLDPSILYIGLTAPRSLIYERINQRCVEMLSQGLLEETLNLLREGYSPTLKPLQSIGYRHALWQLQGLVTEGEMLRLLQRDTRHFAKRQLTWFRRDPRITWYDIESGFSVILKSVVQACRAYQTRVK, from the coding sequence GTGTATCCACTTGTAATCATTATTGGACCTACGGGAATAGGTAAGTCATCTTTGGGCTTGGCCTTGGCGGAAAAGCTCGGCGGTGAAATAATTTCCGGGGATTCTGTTCAGGTTTATCAAAAGCTGGATATAGGTTCTGCTAAGCCTACTGCTGAGGAAATGCAGTCGGTTCCTCATCATTTAATCGATTTTCTGGACCCGGCAGTACCCTTTACGGCGGCCCAGTTTAAAGCTATGGCTGCTTCTAAAATCGAAGAAATTCGGGGCAGGGGACATATTCCTATTGTTGTGGGCGGAACAGGGTTGTATATTCGTTCTTTGCTGGACCCGTATGAGTTTTCTCAACGTGGCAGTGAAGAAATTCGTTTAAAATGGAAATTATTCTTAGAAGAACACGGCAAGCTGTTATTGCATGAAGAACTTAAAAAGAAGGACCCGGTCAGTGCCGGGCAGCTGCATCCTAATGATGTCCTGCGCGTTTCCAGAGCCCTGGAAATCTTTGATTTAACGGGCAAACCTCTGTCCAGTCAGAAGCAGTTCAAAGATGACGAATACCAGAAGCTGGACCCTTCAATTTTATATATAGGGTTAACCGCCCCCCGCAGTTTGATTTATGAACGAATTAATCAGCGCTGTGTGGAAATGTTGTCACAAGGACTCCTGGAAGAAACACTTAATCTCCTTCGCGAGGGTTATTCACCCACCTTAAAGCCTCTGCAAAGTATTGGCTATCGCCATGCCCTTTGGCAGCTGCAAGGATTAGTTACGGAAGGGGAAATGCTGCGTTTGCTGCAGCGGGATACACGGCATTTTGCCAAACGCCAGCTGACTTGGTTCCGGCGTGATCCCAGAATTACTTGGTATGACATTGAAAGTGGCTTCAGCGTAATACTTAAGTCCGTGGTTCAAGCTTGCAGAGCTTACCAAACTCGTGTAAAATAA
- the mutL gene encoding DNA mismatch repair endonuclease MutL, which yields MTPLIHILDANSANQIAAGEVVERPASVVKELVENSLDAGAKHIDITIEGNGVPLIRVRDDGSGIGRADLPLAVIRHATSKITQIEDLDHLQTLGFRGEALPSIASVSHFEISSRPEYEEAGLSFTLKGGEEEGLTEIGCPVGTSVTVRDLFFNTPARLKFLKSTATEFGLISDTVGRIALAHPEIAISLTHPQQVVLQTTGRGDLREAIGAVIGYDLARQLIPIQMSDEKWRLEGFISPPNLVRSSKQAQFFMVNGRIIRSPLLSRALAEGYHTLIPAKHHPIAVLHVSLPPSEYDVNVHPTKMDVRFKDEAGLSQFIREAVNAALLRSKPLPAFQSQSQSQSKAQPSPVTKAPLPSFQVQKSSPPQNMQKLPDLQEQQGLQDLPRRAEVDMAVRESAPDNTARYEQPQIKFEPQPAVPRNFPAAANKSVLSRTIQQTDLPIPEVKSAVKVEDSVQSLSHMWPLTQLFNTYILATDGKILTIIDQHAAHERINYERLLREFKEADQPSQVLLIPIPMEFTVQEEQVLLENLWILNEMGFILEQFGSRTYLLRGIPVQTGNFPADELLRQFIEEVLIKNSPPTFDKMIEEWIYMLACKESIKARDSLNTHEMEQLIAALGRTHNPYTCPHGRPTMVTMTRSELEKRFYRT from the coding sequence TTGACACCGTTAATTCACATTCTGGATGCAAATTCCGCCAACCAGATAGCCGCCGGAGAAGTTGTGGAACGCCCTGCCTCAGTGGTTAAGGAGCTGGTGGAAAATTCCTTAGACGCTGGGGCCAAACACATCGATATCACTATTGAAGGCAATGGCGTGCCTTTAATCCGTGTGCGGGATGACGGCAGCGGAATCGGCAGGGCAGACCTGCCTTTGGCCGTAATTCGTCATGCCACGAGTAAAATTACCCAGATTGAAGACTTGGATCACCTGCAAACCTTAGGGTTCCGAGGAGAGGCTTTGCCCAGTATTGCTTCGGTATCCCACTTTGAGATATCTTCTCGTCCGGAATATGAAGAAGCCGGATTGTCTTTCACCCTCAAGGGAGGAGAAGAAGAGGGGTTAACAGAAATCGGCTGTCCTGTGGGAACCTCGGTAACTGTGCGGGATTTGTTTTTTAATACACCGGCACGCTTAAAATTCTTAAAATCCACAGCTACAGAGTTTGGACTGATCAGCGATACTGTGGGACGAATCGCTCTGGCTCATCCCGAGATTGCTATTTCTTTGACCCATCCCCAGCAAGTGGTCTTGCAGACTACCGGACGGGGAGATTTACGGGAAGCCATCGGCGCTGTCATTGGCTATGATCTGGCCCGGCAGTTGATTCCCATTCAAATGAGTGACGAAAAATGGCGGTTAGAAGGCTTTATCAGCCCGCCAAACTTAGTTCGCTCCTCAAAACAAGCCCAGTTTTTCATGGTTAACGGGCGGATCATTCGCTCGCCTTTACTAAGCCGGGCCCTGGCCGAAGGGTATCATACTTTAATTCCCGCTAAGCATCATCCAATCGCTGTTCTGCATGTATCTCTGCCACCCTCAGAGTACGATGTGAATGTCCACCCGACGAAAATGGATGTGCGCTTTAAGGATGAAGCGGGTCTTAGTCAATTTATTCGGGAGGCAGTGAATGCTGCTTTGCTTAGGAGCAAGCCTCTGCCTGCCTTCCAGTCCCAATCCCAATCCCAATCCAAAGCTCAGCCTTCTCCCGTGACAAAGGCGCCCCTCCCTTCGTTTCAGGTACAAAAATCATCCCCGCCTCAGAATATGCAGAAGCTGCCGGACTTACAGGAGCAGCAGGGCCTGCAAGACCTGCCGAGAAGAGCTGAAGTCGATATGGCAGTTCGAGAATCTGCCCCTGACAATACTGCTCGTTATGAACAGCCACAAATTAAGTTTGAACCTCAGCCTGCTGTACCCCGCAATTTCCCTGCTGCAGCAAACAAGTCTGTTTTAAGTAGAACCATTCAGCAAACGGATTTGCCTATACCGGAGGTTAAATCCGCTGTAAAGGTTGAGGACTCCGTGCAGTCCTTGAGTCATATGTGGCCCTTAACTCAACTATTTAACACTTACATTTTAGCGACAGACGGCAAAATTTTAACCATTATCGACCAACATGCCGCTCATGAGCGCATTAATTACGAACGCTTGCTCAGGGAGTTTAAAGAAGCGGATCAGCCCAGCCAGGTCTTGCTTATTCCTATCCCCATGGAATTTACGGTCCAGGAGGAACAAGTTCTGCTTGAAAATCTCTGGATCCTCAATGAAATGGGATTCATTCTTGAACAATTTGGTTCCAGAACCTATTTGCTGCGTGGTATACCTGTTCAAACCGGCAATTTCCCGGCAGATGAATTGCTTCGCCAGTTTATTGAGGAGGTCTTGATCAAAAATTCACCGCCTACCTTTGATAAAATGATTGAGGAATGGATTTATATGTTGGCCTGCAAAGAATCCATAAAAGCCCGGGATTCTCTTAATACTCACGAAATGGAACAGCTGATTGCTGCTCTGGGCCGGACTCATAATCCCTATACTTGTCCTCACGGCAGGCCGACTATGGTCACTATGACGCGCTCTGAGTTGGAGAAGCGTTTTTATCGGACTTAA